The following DNA comes from Fretibacterium sp. OH1220_COT-178.
AGGAGGCGATGCGGGAGACCACGGCGTCGCGTGCCGCGTCGTGAAGGATGTCGTGGTAGCAGTTCGGCAGAATCTCGATCGTTTTGTCGGCCGAGGACGAGCGGTCGTGGAGGATGCGCGAGGACTCCACCGGGACGAGCCGATCGTCGCCGCCGTGGAGGACGAGGCAGGGCAGACGATGAAGGGGCAGGGTATCCTCCAGGCTGTCCACGCCCCGGATGAAGACTTCGTGGAGCAGTCTGTTGGTGAAGGCGTGAAGGACCCACGGGTCCCGGTCGTATTCGTCCGCCACTCCGGGGTCGCGGCTCAGCAGGGCCGATCCGACGGAGGGCGACGTGCGCAGTGCGATCCTGTCGATGTGGGGGCGGCGAAAATTGCGGTACAGCGGGAGCTCGCAGGCGCAGGCGCCCAGAAAGATCTGCCCCCTCAGGAGCTCCGGGCGACGGATGCCCAGAAGGAGGGAGATCAGCCCCCCCATGCTGTAGCCGCAGGTGAACACGGGACCCGGAGAATCCCTTCCTGCGGCCTCCACGACGAACTCCGCGTCCTTCACGAGAATCGCGTAGTCGCTCACGTAGGCGCGCGCTCCTCCGGATCTTCCGTGCCCCCGATGATCGTAGCGGACGACGCACCACCCGGCCTCGCTCAGATGACGCGCGGGCTCGTCGAACCTTCGGCTGTGGCCTCCCAGCCCGTGGAGCAGGATGACGGTCCCGCGGGGCGAGGACGGAACGTCGGCGCACCGGTACAGTTCCACTCCGTCGAAGGAGCGGACGATCTCCTCCTGAAACATGCTCTCGTCTCCTCGTTCGTATGCGCTGAAGGGGGACGGAAATGCCCCCGGTTTTCCCTCCAAATTATAGCGTTACGGTGTGAGATAAAAGTCGGGGCTGTGATTTTTGTCCATGCCGGATGCGGGGACGATGTCGATCGACCCATGTAATGGCCCGCTTTGTGTTAAAAGGACCCGGATCCTGAAAGTTTGAATTTACCCCCTTGACATTATGCAAGTCCTCTGTATAATGTTTGGTGTCACGAACAAATGACGAACGCCGAAAGCTCCTTGAGCCCTCTCCTGGAAATACCGGTTCTGAGGATGTCGAGTAGGCACACCCCCTCGTTCTTGTTCGGTCGTTTTGGAACCCCCCCTCAAAAAGAAGGAGGCCGGCGATTGCGTCGGCCTCTTTCTTTGTTTGAAGAGTCGATATGGCGCGGTCGCCCTCCTTTTCCGCTGGGGAGGGTATAATGTTTTGAAGAGCCTGTTTTTTGTCGCTAACGTGTCCTGCTTCGCATGGGCGCCGCCGCGTCCGCGGAGGGGCTCCCCATTCCGCGTATGCAGGGAAAAGGAGGTGACGTCATGTCCTGGATCTGGGCGGCTTTGATGCCGCATCCGCCGGTCCTCGTCCCCGAAGTGGGCCGGGGAAGGGAGAGGGAGGCGGGGAGGACCCTGGAGGGGCTGGAGCGGCTGACGGCGTCTCTCGGGGACAAGAGGCCCGATCTGCTGCTTCTCCTCTCCCCCCATCAGCCCTACGCTCCCGGGGCGCTCTTTCTCAACACCGCCGAACGGCCGCGGGGGACGCTGGCGCCCTTCGGAGCCCCCTCCGTCGTCCTCGAGCCGGTCGCGTCCCCGGAGCGCCGCAAGGCCCTTGCGGTGCAGCTCGCCGGGGCCGGAACGCCGGTCCGGGAGGGGAGCCGTCCCGATCTGACGGCGGACCAAGGCTCCCTCGTGCCGCTGTATTTTCTGCGGCAGGCCTGGGGGACGCTGCCGCCGGTCGTCCTGGCCTCTCCCATCGGTCTGACGCCTCGGCAGGCGTTGAGCATGGGGGAACACCTGGCGGGCTTCGACGACGGCCTGCGGTGGGGGCTTGTCGCCAGCGGGGACTTGTCGCATCGGTTGATCCCGGGCGCCCCGGCGGGCTACAGCTCCGCGGGGCGAGTATTCGACGGCGCGGTCCTCGAGGCCCTGAAGTCCGGCGACGCCGGGCCCCTGATCGCGTTGTCCCCCGAGACGCTTGACGCGGCGGGGGAGTGCGGCCTGCGGTCCGTCCTGGCGATGCTGGGGCTCTGTCGGGCGCTCTCCGGGTCGCCCCGTGTGCTCTCCTACGAGGGCCCGTTCGGGGTGGGGTACTGCAACGCCCTTTGGGAGGCGCCCGGAGGGGCTCCGGTGGAGGGGAGGCCCGGGGCGCACCCCTGTGCGCGGCTGGCGCGGGAGACCGTCGCCCGGCTGCTTGGCGGTCGTCCTCTGCCCCGATCGGGATCGGAGGTCGCTTCATCGGAACTCTGGGCGGAGCGCCGCGCCTGCTTCGTCTCCATCAAGAGCCGGTCCGGGGCTCTCAGAGGCTGCATCGGCACCCTGGCCCCCGCGGAGCGGAGCCTGGACCGGGAGATCATTGCCAACGCCGTCTCCGCCTCGACCCGCGATCCCCGCTTTCCGCCCATGACGGCCGGGGAGCTGGCGGACGCCGTGTTCTCGGTGGACGTGCTCGCCGACCCGGAGCCGGTGGCGGGCCTCGAGGCGCTCGACCCCAAGGTCTGGGGCGTCATCGTCTCGAAGGGCGGCCGGCGCGGGGTGCTGCTGCCGGACCTGGAGGGGGTCGATACGGTCGAGGCGCAGCTCTCCATCGCGATGCGGAAGGCGGGGATCGCCGACCCCGAGGGGATGGCCGTCGAGCGGTTCCGGGTGGACCGCTACGGGGAGGACGGCCGGCCCGGGGGCGACGGCTCGTAACGTCCCCGCATCGCGTTGCCCGAAGTCGGGCGTAGAGAGGAGTCGTACCTATCCATTGCATCGAGGAGGAACGGGAGATGTGGAATCGCAGGTGGAGGAGAACGTGGTGTCTTGGTGTTGCGATGACGCTCCTTTCCGTGGTCTCGGCCTGCGCCGTGACCACCGAGCAGGTGCTGAGCTCGGACAAGGGAATGGTGGCCGCGGCGCATCCCCTGGCCGCGGCGGCGGGGGCCGAGATTCTGGAGATGGGCGGCAACGCCATCGATGCGGCCGTCGCCACCAGCCTGGCCCTGGGGGTCGTGGAACCCTATGCCTCCGGTCTTTTCGGGGAGGGCTACATGGTCGTCCGCAT
Coding sequences within:
- the amrA gene encoding AmmeMemoRadiSam system protein A; the encoded protein is MSWIWAALMPHPPVLVPEVGRGREREAGRTLEGLERLTASLGDKRPDLLLLLSPHQPYAPGALFLNTAERPRGTLAPFGAPSVVLEPVASPERRKALAVQLAGAGTPVREGSRPDLTADQGSLVPLYFLRQAWGTLPPVVLASPIGLTPRQALSMGEHLAGFDDGLRWGLVASGDLSHRLIPGAPAGYSSAGRVFDGAVLEALKSGDAGPLIALSPETLDAAGECGLRSVLAMLGLCRALSGSPRVLSYEGPFGVGYCNALWEAPGGAPVEGRPGAHPCARLARETVARLLGGRPLPRSGSEVASSELWAERRACFVSIKSRSGALRGCIGTLAPAERSLDREIIANAVSASTRDPRFPPMTAGELADAVFSVDVLADPEPVAGLEALDPKVWGVIVSKGGRRGVLLPDLEGVDTVEAQLSIAMRKAGIADPEGMAVERFRVDRYGEDGRPGGDGS
- a CDS encoding alpha/beta hydrolase encodes the protein MFQEEIVRSFDGVELYRCADVPSSPRGTVILLHGLGGHSRRFDEPARHLSEAGWCVVRYDHRGHGRSGGARAYVSDYAILVKDAEFVVEAAGRDSPGPVFTCGYSMGGLISLLLGIRRPELLRGQIFLGACACELPLYRNFRRPHIDRIALRTSPSVGSALLSRDPGVADEYDRDPWVLHAFTNRLLHEVFIRGVDSLEDTLPLHRLPCLVLHGGDDRLVPVESSRILHDRSSSADKTIEILPNCYHDILHDAARDAVVSRIASWMAERL